One Bifidobacterium angulatum DSM 20098 = JCM 7096 DNA window includes the following coding sequences:
- a CDS encoding glycosyltransferase, which produces MPSQPLISIIVPVYNVERYLDQCMQSLVCQTYANLEIIMVDDGSTDSSGEKCDTWAERDSRIRVIHQSNAGLAAARNTGLDAAAGVYIGFVDSDDHVLPDMFGTLMRNMENADADLSIVSYAREGLDGKTYCNALPGKKMVMTSEDAFKYVNIHGYFYVVAWDKLAKKELFDGLRYPVDAQYAEDSPVTYQLLDRAERIVYESAPLYRYRMTEGSQSHGITDKFAQSTGNMLELVRRKYPQDEPYAAYGHLESIVGTCNRIILAHKRKEWSGFERYARVRLRNLLPLVEKYGLLSRSQLLQWKLLVVSPALYSVMYRCYKRRHPEISSH; this is translated from the coding sequence ATGCCATCCCAACCCCTGATCAGTATTATCGTACCGGTTTACAATGTGGAGCGGTATCTTGACCAATGCATGCAGAGCCTTGTCTGCCAGACGTATGCCAATCTTGAGATCATTATGGTCGATGACGGTTCCACCGATTCGTCCGGTGAAAAATGCGATACATGGGCAGAACGCGATTCACGTATTCGCGTGATCCATCAGTCTAATGCCGGTCTTGCAGCAGCCCGCAATACAGGTCTTGATGCCGCCGCCGGAGTGTATATCGGTTTTGTGGATTCTGATGACCATGTGCTGCCTGACATGTTCGGAACATTGATGAGGAACATGGAGAATGCAGATGCCGATTTGTCGATTGTCTCCTATGCGCGTGAGGGTTTGGACGGCAAAACCTATTGCAATGCATTGCCTGGGAAAAAGATGGTGATGACATCCGAGGACGCGTTCAAATACGTCAACATCCATGGTTATTTTTACGTGGTCGCGTGGGACAAGCTGGCGAAAAAGGAATTATTTGACGGGCTTCGATATCCGGTTGACGCCCAATATGCCGAAGATTCACCAGTGACCTACCAGCTTCTGGATCGTGCCGAGCGCATAGTCTATGAATCCGCGCCGTTGTATCGATACCGGATGACCGAAGGAAGCCAATCACACGGCATCACCGATAAATTCGCCCAGTCCACCGGCAACATGCTGGAGTTGGTGCGCAGAAAATACCCTCAGGACGAACCATATGCGGCATATGGCCATTTGGAATCCATTGTGGGCACCTGCAACCGCATTATCCTTGCGCATAAGCGCAAGGAATGGTCTGGTTTCGAACGGTATGCCCGAGTCCGTTTGCGTAATTTGCTGCCATTGGTGGAAAAATATGGATTATTGTCACGGAGCCAATTGTTGCAGTGGAAGCTGCTTGTCGTTTCTCCTGCCTTGTACAGCGTGATGTACCGCTGCTATAAACGGCGGCACCCGGAAATTTCGTCGCATTAG
- a CDS encoding O-antigen polymerase, whose translation MSRMFSIALLLTLLLFLALLLMVYGGDFAEPSILFVLGFALSVFNGLTNYKAWNFNLSLQTCMVVMVGAVVFMATAYGVKTLFHTIVVGDVSSRRYKEPRNITLPLWVYVAGLMFTCLSFIVVSRSIVALTLPYGGDGSLSKAIGLYDHLNKFSTEGVSISGIVSLLYLSTNAMAYVWLFFAMRSFVIRTLKKDYFALINALAAIPMSLISGGRNSLIQLGVAAFAYWILFRRQNNHWQGVRLRFRTVAFFMIIVLAGLALFKPLLSLMGREPGESTIYEYLSIYIGAPMKNLDAFLTGSMNPSLAVKSMKWGDMTLASTFASFPQVFGHTVLDWLNWQPFQRYGNVDLGNVFTTYYAFIFDWGIAGAMLAVAFIAALSQLCYESTVYALQYGSGSVPLSMMLYGAISYCCAFSFFSNRWMSTMLNQIMLKNIIIWIALILLTNIILGHGIAAGEERHYSAKSSDMKENIR comes from the coding sequence ATGTCAAGAATGTTTTCGATTGCGCTGCTACTTACATTACTTTTGTTCCTGGCTCTTCTGCTGATGGTGTATGGAGGGGATTTCGCGGAACCGTCCATACTCTTCGTTCTGGGTTTTGCTTTATCCGTCTTCAATGGTCTGACTAATTACAAGGCGTGGAATTTTAATCTGTCTTTACAGACATGCATGGTCGTCATGGTGGGGGCGGTTGTCTTCATGGCTACAGCATATGGTGTAAAAACGCTGTTCCACACGATTGTGGTAGGTGATGTTTCATCACGGAGATACAAAGAGCCGCGAAATATTACTTTGCCGTTATGGGTTTATGTTGCCGGGCTGATGTTTACATGTCTGTCCTTCATCGTTGTATCGCGGAGCATCGTCGCTCTGACGTTGCCATACGGCGGTGACGGCTCGTTAAGCAAAGCTATTGGGCTGTATGATCACCTGAATAAATTCAGCACCGAAGGTGTGTCTATTTCCGGCATTGTCTCTCTGCTGTATCTATCCACCAACGCTATGGCGTATGTATGGCTGTTTTTTGCTATGCGGAGTTTTGTAATTCGGACGTTGAAGAAGGACTATTTTGCGCTGATCAACGCCCTGGCAGCTATCCCAATGTCTTTGATCTCGGGTGGGCGAAACAGCCTCATTCAATTGGGCGTTGCGGCTTTTGCCTATTGGATTCTCTTCCGTCGGCAAAACAATCATTGGCAAGGTGTTCGGTTACGTTTCCGTACGGTTGCCTTTTTCATGATTATCGTTTTGGCCGGTTTGGCCTTGTTCAAGCCGCTTCTTTCGTTGATGGGGCGTGAACCTGGAGAGTCGACCATATACGAGTATCTTTCCATCTATATCGGGGCGCCTATGAAGAATCTGGATGCGTTCCTTACTGGTTCGATGAACCCATCCCTTGCTGTGAAGTCGATGAAATGGGGAGACATGACATTGGCATCGACTTTTGCTTCATTCCCCCAGGTTTTTGGCCACACTGTCCTCGACTGGTTGAATTGGCAGCCGTTCCAAAGATATGGGAATGTGGATCTCGGTAATGTGTTCACCACATATTATGCATTCATTTTCGATTGGGGAATTGCCGGTGCCATGCTTGCTGTTGCTTTTATCGCAGCGCTTTCCCAATTGTGTTATGAAAGCACGGTCTACGCGTTGCAGTATGGAAGCGGTAGCGTTCCTCTATCCATGATGTTGTATGGGGCTATCAGTTATTGCTGCGCTTTCAGCTTTTTCTCCAACCGATGGATGTCCACCATGCTTAATCAAATTATGCTGAAGAACATCATTATCTGGATTGCGCTTATTCTCCTGACCAATATTATCCTCGGGCATGGCATAGCTGCCGGTGAGGAAAGGCACTATTCTGCAAAGTCCTCTGATATGAAGGAGAACATCAGGTGA
- a CDS encoding flippase yields the protein MKRWEAADKAVCSGKGSTPRIRSVKFNVLMNMIVTTSSLIFPLITVPYVSRVLSTSGTGHVAFAQSVSSYFSLVALLGVTYYGVRACASVRDDRAELSRTVKELLVILGCSTTVVSIVYVACLLTVPKMNAQFELFLLFGLSIWLASFGVEWFYQALEQYEYITVRSVCFKLLALVLMFAFVRQRGDYVIYGLIVVVAGYGSNILNLLRLRKFIDLHDGAKLDVTRHFKPMLWFMIASISSGMYIQVDIVMLGFLGTTNMVGLYQLVSKIKSVLVTAVNSVGNVMLPRLSYYQAQNKERRASELIAKNMNFVMVFGSAIIALLILLADPIVALLGGPDFTGSVFPLRCVGFAVMFSAMNIVLANYMISKGRERSWATVNVIGLALAIIANLLLIPRFGVIGSAVSISLCEALMFVMRSYVCRDFLKGIRELVDPIRIFLCALLSGVVTQCVLALGNAAAWNAFAWLLGGGVVFGIVYGASLAVCHEQFLMSMIQPVINRFKPQE from the coding sequence GTGAAGCGTTGGGAGGCGGCAGATAAGGCCGTATGTAGTGGTAAGGGCAGTACACCACGCATTCGTTCCGTCAAATTCAACGTGTTGATGAACATGATTGTCACCACATCATCGTTGATATTCCCGCTGATCACTGTTCCATACGTTTCGCGCGTGCTTTCCACGAGCGGTACCGGGCATGTCGCATTCGCCCAGTCGGTTTCCTCGTATTTCTCGCTAGTGGCATTGCTGGGTGTTACATATTACGGGGTGCGTGCATGCGCCAGCGTTCGCGATGATCGTGCTGAGCTCTCGCGAACCGTCAAGGAGTTGCTGGTCATTCTTGGATGTTCGACCACTGTGGTCAGCATTGTGTATGTGGCCTGCCTGCTCACCGTGCCGAAGATGAACGCGCAATTCGAATTGTTCCTGCTGTTCGGGCTTTCCATCTGGCTGGCGTCGTTTGGAGTGGAATGGTTTTATCAGGCACTGGAGCAGTACGAGTACATCACCGTGCGAAGCGTCTGTTTCAAACTTTTGGCTTTGGTGCTTATGTTCGCGTTCGTCAGGCAGCGCGGCGATTATGTGATCTACGGTCTCATCGTCGTGGTGGCCGGCTATGGATCCAATATCCTCAACCTGTTGAGGCTTCGTAAGTTCATCGATCTGCATGACGGCGCCAAGCTCGATGTGACGCGGCATTTCAAGCCGATGCTGTGGTTCATGATCGCATCCATCTCGTCCGGAATGTACATCCAGGTCGACATCGTCATGCTTGGCTTCCTCGGTACGACAAACATGGTTGGCTTGTACCAGCTTGTCTCCAAAATCAAATCCGTGTTGGTGACCGCCGTCAATTCGGTCGGCAACGTTATGCTTCCACGATTGTCTTACTACCAGGCACAAAACAAGGAACGTCGTGCGAGCGAGCTCATTGCGAAGAACATGAATTTCGTCATGGTGTTCGGCTCTGCGATTATCGCATTGCTGATACTGCTTGCTGATCCGATCGTGGCGTTGCTCGGCGGGCCCGATTTCACCGGATCGGTGTTCCCGCTGCGATGCGTCGGCTTTGCCGTGATGTTCTCCGCCATGAACATCGTGCTCGCCAATTACATGATTTCCAAAGGCAGAGAGCGTAGTTGGGCTACTGTCAACGTCATCGGTCTCGCTTTGGCCATCATTGCGAATCTTCTTTTGATTCCAAGATTCGGTGTGATCGGATCGGCGGTGAGCATTTCGCTGTGTGAGGCGTTGATGTTCGTCATGCGCTCGTATGTATGCCGTGATTTTCTTAAAGGGATTCGCGAACTGGTCGATCCGATTCGCATCTTCCTTTGTGCGCTGCTTTCGGGAGTTGTAACGCAATGCGTGTTGGCATTGGGCAATGCCGCTGCATGGAACGCATTCGCATGGCTTCTTGGCGGCGGCGTGGTGTTCGGCATCGTATATGGCGCATCGCTCGCTGTATGCCACGAACAGTTTCTGATGAGTATGATTCAGCCGGTGATTAATCGGTTCAAACCACAGGAGTGA
- a CDS encoding nitroreductase family protein has product MGVKQQIKAIVPQRVWKLLQRNKANIKLASYYSGQRKRFLNNCAGQWNDERFEQLRGTMVYYIHRIEKGLSHKHFRSGFGRSAFIELKAMMERWRELGYPVDDVTYHAAQNVVRAYVHKHRAIGKQIPQFVSEWFADEVASADKACGNEGNAGVKIVRASDKLDNKTKNYATLFAQRTSVREYAGTPVNMQAVHDAIALSMKTPSVCNRQAYRILLVQNPKLIEHALKLQGGWRGYDMPPLLALISVDVRSFVSVEERNEPYIDGGLFTMAFLTALEYESLASCPLNTMMRKQQEHDIRNLLGIPDYEVLIAFVAIGNFPESIESPISFRYKPEIITRELR; this is encoded by the coding sequence ATGGGCGTTAAGCAGCAGATCAAGGCCATTGTGCCTCAACGTGTGTGGAAATTGCTGCAGCGGAATAAGGCGAACATAAAACTGGCATCGTATTATTCCGGGCAGCGCAAGCGTTTCCTGAACAATTGCGCTGGGCAATGGAACGATGAGCGGTTCGAGCAGCTGCGGGGAACAATGGTGTACTACATTCACCGCATCGAGAAGGGATTGTCGCATAAGCATTTCCGTTCAGGCTTCGGAAGATCGGCATTCATTGAGCTGAAAGCCATGATGGAACGATGGCGTGAACTTGGCTATCCAGTGGACGATGTGACCTACCATGCGGCACAGAATGTGGTTCGGGCGTATGTGCATAAGCATCGCGCCATAGGTAAGCAGATTCCTCAATTCGTTAGCGAATGGTTTGCCGATGAGGTTGCTTCCGCCGATAAGGCGTGCGGTAACGAGGGCAACGCAGGAGTCAAAATCGTTCGGGCTTCGGACAAGCTTGACAATAAGACAAAGAATTATGCAACGTTGTTCGCGCAGCGCACCAGTGTCCGCGAATACGCCGGCACTCCGGTCAACATGCAGGCTGTGCACGATGCGATTGCACTATCCATGAAGACACCCTCCGTGTGCAATCGTCAGGCATACCGCATTCTGCTTGTTCAAAACCCGAAGCTCATCGAGCATGCGCTGAAACTGCAAGGAGGATGGCGCGGCTATGATATGCCCCCGCTGCTTGCCCTGATTAGTGTTGACGTGCGCAGCTTCGTGAGCGTGGAGGAACGCAACGAGCCATATATCGATGGCGGATTGTTCACCATGGCGTTTCTTACGGCGCTTGAATACGAATCTCTTGCATCATGCCCGCTGAACACGATGATGCGCAAACAACAGGAGCATGATATTCGTAATCTTCTGGGGATTCCCGACTACGAGGTGCTGATAGCGTTTGTCGCAATAGGTAATTTCCCGGAATCCATCGAATCGCCGATCTCCTTCAGGTACAAGCCTGAAATCATTACCCGTGAATTGAGATAA
- a CDS encoding glycosyltransferase family 2 protein — translation MTDLVSVIIPVYGTPLSVLRNCVESLAKQRGNGFLMEAVIIFDGDPEFDGTVVEDWEFPTVTVRTATIGHAGVSAARNAGIGMAAGQWAMFVDADDVLPDHAVESLLDFARRHRCDVVMGAYRSVLDDASNGEAEEHHYLTVDKVFNGEERDGFCLDMLRPQKGIALAWGKLYAAPVLHGIQGFNELLSLGEDAEYAFRACMAAKRIGYVDSMAYEYRRNAESAVRTFRTDYVQRTVAGIKALNATVARIDQPALRKQCVECLDDYALFHLTIIMINYLFNPNAPWNHGERRKQYRQTLNLPIFRMPLRGYHGGRFPLTRQAALFSMKWNLYCASAAIAWVRHRQFGD, via the coding sequence ATGACGGATCTTGTCAGCGTCATCATACCGGTATATGGAACGCCATTGTCGGTGCTTCGTAACTGCGTGGAAAGCCTCGCCAAGCAACGGGGGAATGGTTTTCTGATGGAGGCGGTCATCATATTCGATGGCGATCCGGAATTCGACGGTACGGTTGTGGAAGACTGGGAGTTCCCAACGGTTACGGTACGTACCGCTACCATTGGCCATGCAGGCGTATCTGCGGCTCGCAATGCGGGAATTGGTATGGCCGCTGGGCAATGGGCGATGTTTGTGGATGCCGATGATGTATTGCCCGATCACGCCGTCGAGAGTCTGCTTGACTTCGCGCGGCGGCATCGTTGCGATGTGGTGATGGGCGCATATCGCAGCGTATTGGACGATGCGTCAAACGGCGAGGCGGAAGAGCATCATTATCTGACGGTCGACAAGGTTTTTAACGGGGAGGAACGTGACGGTTTTTGCCTGGACATGCTTCGCCCGCAAAAGGGAATAGCCTTGGCATGGGGCAAACTGTATGCTGCGCCAGTACTGCATGGAATCCAAGGATTCAACGAATTGCTAAGCCTTGGAGAAGACGCCGAATACGCATTTCGTGCCTGCATGGCGGCGAAACGCATCGGATATGTGGACTCAATGGCATATGAATACCGTAGGAATGCGGAATCCGCAGTCAGGACTTTCCGAACCGATTACGTGCAGCGCACGGTGGCAGGGATCAAGGCATTGAACGCCACGGTAGCTCGAATCGACCAGCCGGCATTGAGAAAACAGTGCGTTGAATGTCTTGACGATTATGCGCTGTTTCATCTGACCATCATCATGATCAACTACCTGTTCAATCCGAACGCGCCATGGAATCACGGCGAACGGAGAAAGCAATATCGACAGACCTTGAATCTGCCGATATTCCGCATGCCGCTACGCGGATACCATGGAGGGCGCTTCCCTCTGACCAGGCAAGCGGCGCTCTTCTCTATGAAATGGAATCTGTATTGCGCCAGTGCCGCGATAGCGTGGGTGCGCCATAGGCAATTCGGTGATTGA
- a CDS encoding polysaccharide pyruvyl transferase family protein — MAGHPLNVGIITYHAAYNYGSVLQAYATQTKIASMGHHVTMIDYRSEEGERYYRNLYFRGQGLKSTLADMTMLPVAGKRKSRMERFERFILEHMRLSQNQYHEPEELGELADAFDVAVSGSDQIINKHSNELEHVGWKYMDPYLLAWAQCRKISYASSPATMTDEELDRIGPALARFDALSARERSACGKLERVSGKHVEHVCDPTLLLTSDEWLEHVPAGKTIGETPYLLFYSLLRPKRAVGVFNQLKELSQRIGMRIAVLTPMAGNVPNCAELINVLEAGPEEFLSLMRYAQAVLTDSYHGTLFSINFHKTFWVYTEGTKEHELGTRRGQVLQELGLTDRIITDFTQIPSAEVKNGTAIDYSAGADAILQSMRDRSIAYLKKSVARQEN, encoded by the coding sequence ATGGCCGGTCATCCGCTCAACGTGGGAATCATCACCTACCATGCGGCCTACAATTATGGATCGGTGTTGCAGGCATACGCAACACAGACGAAGATTGCCAGCATGGGGCACCACGTCACCATGATCGACTACCGGTCCGAGGAAGGCGAGCGGTACTACCGTAATCTGTACTTCCGCGGGCAGGGACTCAAATCGACGCTTGCCGACATGACTATGCTTCCGGTGGCCGGTAAACGCAAATCGAGGATGGAACGCTTTGAACGGTTCATCCTCGAGCATATGCGGTTGAGTCAGAATCAGTACCATGAGCCGGAGGAACTTGGCGAATTGGCTGATGCGTTCGACGTGGCCGTCAGCGGCAGCGATCAGATCATCAACAAGCATTCCAATGAGCTGGAACATGTGGGTTGGAAGTATATGGATCCCTATCTGCTTGCATGGGCGCAGTGTAGGAAGATCTCCTATGCCTCCTCACCGGCCACCATGACCGATGAGGAACTCGATCGCATCGGTCCGGCACTTGCCCGATTCGATGCATTGTCTGCGCGGGAACGGTCCGCATGTGGCAAGCTGGAACGAGTAAGTGGAAAGCATGTGGAACATGTATGCGATCCGACGCTTCTGCTGACGTCCGATGAATGGCTGGAACATGTGCCTGCTGGCAAGACGATAGGGGAGACGCCCTATCTATTGTTCTATTCTCTGCTGCGCCCCAAGCGGGCGGTGGGCGTCTTCAATCAGTTGAAGGAGCTGTCCCAGCGTATCGGCATGCGTATTGCGGTGTTGACGCCGATGGCAGGCAATGTGCCGAACTGTGCGGAATTGATTAATGTGCTGGAAGCCGGTCCTGAGGAATTCCTCTCTCTGATGCGCTATGCTCAGGCGGTGCTTACCGATTCCTATCATGGAACGCTGTTCTCCATCAACTTCCATAAGACTTTCTGGGTTTACACCGAAGGTACGAAAGAGCATGAGCTGGGCACCCGTCGTGGACAGGTATTGCAGGAATTGGGATTGACGGATCGCATTATCACCGACTTCACTCAGATTCCGTCTGCTGAAGTGAAAAATGGAACTGCGATTGATTATTCGGCAGGCGCTGATGCGATTTTGCAGAGCATGCGAGACCGCTCGATTGCTTATCTGAAGAAAAGCGTTGCGCGCCAAGAAAACTGA